The Candidatus Thioglobus sp. genome contains the following window.
GAGTGCTTTTTTAATGATTGCTGCTGCATCTATGTTTACATTAGGTGTTCAGGCAAGCTTTTTAGGCGCTGATCATAACTGGAATAACGGCTCTTCTGCAGTTAAGAAAGCCGGTAAGCCAGTAGGTATAACTAAAGGTGTCATGAAAGTTGCGGGTATTTCACGTAATGCTGACAATGCCAATATGGTTGATCCAGCATTTGCAAAGACTTCACGTCCTTGTCCGCCATTTTGTATCCAACCAACGCATCCGTTTGCTCCAGCTGCTGTTGAAACAATCTCAGAGTTAGATATTATCAATGTAGCTCAGTTAGTTTCTTTTGGTGATTCTAGCGTTATGCTTGTTGATGCACGTACACCAGGTTGGGTTAAGAAAGGCACAATTCCAGGTGCAGTAAATGTACCTTTTACTACGCTTAACTCTAAGGCATTAGCTAAAGATCCAATGGCTGTTGTAGAAATCTTAACCAGCAAATTTGGTGTTAAAGATATGGATGGTGTATTAAACTTTGATAATGCTAAGACTTTATACCAGTTCTGTAATGGTGCATGGTGTGGCCAGTCTCCAGCGTCAATCAGAGCACTATTAACAATGGGTTACCCTCAAAGTAAAATCAAATACTACCGCGGTGGTATGAATGATTGGAAACTTTTGGGCTTAACAGTTAAGTAATTGTTAACCACTTGTTTAAA
Protein-coding sequences here:
- a CDS encoding rhodanese-like domain-containing protein, with protein sequence MIAAASMFTLGVQASFLGADHNWNNGSSAVKKAGKPVGITKGVMKVAGISRNADNANMVDPAFAKTSRPCPPFCIQPTHPFAPAAVETISELDIINVAQLVSFGDSSVMLVDARTPGWVKKGTIPGAVNVPFTTLNSKALAKDPMAVVEILTSKFGVKDMDGVLNFDNAKTLYQFCNGAWCGQSPASIRALLTMGYPQSKIKYYRGGMNDWKLLGLTVK